The proteins below come from a single Acinonyx jubatus isolate Ajub_Pintada_27869175 chromosome A1, VMU_Ajub_asm_v1.0, whole genome shotgun sequence genomic window:
- the NHP2 gene encoding H/ACA ribonucleoprotein complex subunit 2: MTKIKADPDGPEACLGERTYHELLVNLNPIAQPLASRRLTRKLYKCIKKAVKQKQIRRGVKEVQKFINKGEKGIMVLAGDTLPIEVYCHLPVMCEDRNLPYVYIPSKTDLGAAAGSKRPTCVIMVKPHEEYQEAYDECLEEVQALPPPM, translated from the exons ATGACCAAAATAAAGGCAGATCCAGACGGGCCGGAGGCTTGCCTCGGGGAGCGCACTTACCACGAGCTGCTAGTGAATCTGAACCCCATCGCGCAGCCCCTGGCTTCTCGCCGTCTCACGCGGAAGCTCTACAAATGCATCAAGAAAG CTGTGAAGCAGAAGCAGATTCGGCGCGGGGTGAAGGAAGTTCAGAAATTTATCAACAAAGGCGAGAAAGG GATCATGGTTTTGGCAGGAGACACATTGCCCATTGAGGTATACTGCCATCTCCCAGTTATGTGCGAGGACCGGAATTTGCCCTACGTCTATATCCCCTCCAAGACG GACCTGGGGGCAGCCGCAGGCTCCAAGCGCCCCACCTGCGTGATCATGGTCAAGCCCCATGAGGAGTACCAGGAGGCTTATGACGAGTGCCTGGAGGAGGTgcaggccctgcccccacccatgtGA
- the RMND5B gene encoding E3 ubiquitin-protein transferase RMND5B isoform X4 — translation MSQCCRKIKDTVQKLASDHKDIHSSVSRVGKAIDRNFDSEICGVVSDAVWDSREKQQQILQMAIVEHLYQQGMLSVAEELCQESTLNVDLDFKQPFLELNRILEALHEQDLGPALEWAISHRQRLLELNSSLEFKLHRLHFIRLLASGPEKQLEALSYARHFQPFARLHQREIQVMMGSLVYLRLGLEKSPYCHLLDNSHWAEICETFTRDACSLLGLSVESPLSVSFASGCVALPVLMNIKAVIEQRQCTGVWSHKDELPIEIELGMKCWYHSVFACPILRQQTSDSNPPIKLICGHVISRDALNKLINGGKLKCPYCPMEQNPADGKRIIF, via the exons ATGTCCCAGTGCTGCCGGAAGATCAAAGACACCGTGCAGAAACTGGCTTCGGACCACAAGGACATTCACAGCAGCGTCTCTCGAGTGGGCAAAGCCATCGACAGG AACTTTGACTCTGAGATCTGTGGTGTCGTCTCCGACGCAGTGTGGGACTCacgggagaagcagcagcagatcCTACAGATGGCCATCGTGGAGCACCTGTACCAGCAGGGCATGCTCAGTGTTGCCGAGGAGCTGTGCCAG GAATCCACCCTGAATGTGGACTTGGACTTTAAGCAACCCTTCCTGGAGCTGAATCGAATCCTGGAAGCTCTGCACGAACAAGACCTAGGGCCGGCGTTGGA GTGGGCCATCTCCCACAGGCAGCGCCTGCTCGAGCTCAACAGTTCCCTGGAGTTCAAGCTGCACCGACTGCACTTCATCCGGCTCCTGGCGAGCGGCCCCGAGAAGCAGCTAGAGGCCCTCAGCTATGCCCGGCACTTTCAGCCATTTGCACGGCTGCACCAACGAG AAATCCAGGTGATGATGGGCAGTCTGGTGTACCTGCGGCTGGGCTTGGAGAAGTCGCCCTACTGCCACCTTCTGGACAACAGCCACTGGGCAGAGATCTGCGAGACCTTTACCCGGGATGCCTGTTCCCTGCTGGGGCTCTCGGTGGAGTCACCCCTCAGCGTCAG CTTTGCCTCTGGCTGTGTGGCGCTGCCGGTGCTGATGAACATCAAGGCTGTGATTGAGCAGCGGCAGTGCACGGGGGTCTGGAGTCACAAGGATGAGTTACCG atcgAGATCGAACTGGGCATGAAGTGCTGGTACCACTCGGTGTTTGCCTGCCCCATCCTACGGCAGCAGACGTCAGATTCCAACCCTCCCATCAAGCTCATCTGCGGCCACGTGATCTCTCGAGATGCGCTCAACAAGCTCATTAACGGTGGAAA GCTCAAGTGTCCCTACTGTCCCATGGAGCAGAACCCAGCTGACGGGAAACGCATCATATTCTGA
- the RMND5B gene encoding E3 ubiquitin-protein transferase RMND5B isoform X3 — protein MSGKLGLGQVALMSEWNAVLPHLPSIGGWPIHCLLSVFVRIHSVTALQGTPLSATLSLVMSQCCRKIKDTVQKLASDHKDIHSSVSRVGKAIDRNFDSEICGVVSDAVWDSREKQQQILQMAIVEHLYQQGMLSVAEELCQESTLNVDLDFKQPFLELNRILEALHEQDLGPALEWAISHRQRLLELNSSLEFKLHRLHFIRLLASGPEKQLEALSYARHFQPFARLHQREIQVMMGSLVYLRLGLEKSPYCHLLDNSHWAEICETFTRDACSLLGLSVESPLSVSFASGCVALPVLMNIKAVIEQRQCTGVWSHKDELPIEIELGMKCWYHSVFACPILRQQTSDSNPPIKLICGHVISRDALNKLINGGKLKCPYCPMEQNPADGKRIIF, from the exons ATGAGTGGCAAGCTGGGGTTGGGGCAGGTGGCACTGATGTCAGAGTGGAATGCAGTCCTGCCCCATCTCCCCAGCATAGGAGGGTGGCCCATCCACTGCCTCCTGTCTGTATTTGTCAGGATACATTCAGTTACAG CCCTCCAGGggactcctctctctgccaccctctcCCTGGTGATGTCCCAGTGCTGCCGGAAGATCAAAGACACCGTGCAGAAACTGGCTTCGGACCACAAGGACATTCACAGCAGCGTCTCTCGAGTGGGCAAAGCCATCGACAGG AACTTTGACTCTGAGATCTGTGGTGTCGTCTCCGACGCAGTGTGGGACTCacgggagaagcagcagcagatcCTACAGATGGCCATCGTGGAGCACCTGTACCAGCAGGGCATGCTCAGTGTTGCCGAGGAGCTGTGCCAG GAATCCACCCTGAATGTGGACTTGGACTTTAAGCAACCCTTCCTGGAGCTGAATCGAATCCTGGAAGCTCTGCACGAACAAGACCTAGGGCCGGCGTTGGA GTGGGCCATCTCCCACAGGCAGCGCCTGCTCGAGCTCAACAGTTCCCTGGAGTTCAAGCTGCACCGACTGCACTTCATCCGGCTCCTGGCGAGCGGCCCCGAGAAGCAGCTAGAGGCCCTCAGCTATGCCCGGCACTTTCAGCCATTTGCACGGCTGCACCAACGAG AAATCCAGGTGATGATGGGCAGTCTGGTGTACCTGCGGCTGGGCTTGGAGAAGTCGCCCTACTGCCACCTTCTGGACAACAGCCACTGGGCAGAGATCTGCGAGACCTTTACCCGGGATGCCTGTTCCCTGCTGGGGCTCTCGGTGGAGTCACCCCTCAGCGTCAG CTTTGCCTCTGGCTGTGTGGCGCTGCCGGTGCTGATGAACATCAAGGCTGTGATTGAGCAGCGGCAGTGCACGGGGGTCTGGAGTCACAAGGATGAGTTACCG atcgAGATCGAACTGGGCATGAAGTGCTGGTACCACTCGGTGTTTGCCTGCCCCATCCTACGGCAGCAGACGTCAGATTCCAACCCTCCCATCAAGCTCATCTGCGGCCACGTGATCTCTCGAGATGCGCTCAACAAGCTCATTAACGGTGGAAA GCTCAAGTGTCCCTACTGTCCCATGGAGCAGAACCCAGCTGACGGGAAACGCATCATATTCTGA
- the RMND5B gene encoding E3 ubiquitin-protein transferase RMND5B isoform X1, protein MEQCASVEREVDKVLQKFLTYGQHCEQSLEELLHYVGQLRAELANAALQGTPLSATLSLVMSQCCRKIKDTVQKLASDHKDIHSSVSRVGKAIDRVSLRASLGWGWGCPGASVSGSVGGGKVSVSSTDAESPSPVSCPRQNFDSEICGVVSDAVWDSREKQQQILQMAIVEHLYQQGMLSVAEELCQESTLNVDLDFKQPFLELNRILEALHEQDLGPALEWAISHRQRLLELNSSLEFKLHRLHFIRLLASGPEKQLEALSYARHFQPFARLHQREIQVMMGSLVYLRLGLEKSPYCHLLDNSHWAEICETFTRDACSLLGLSVESPLSVSFASGCVALPVLMNIKAVIEQRQCTGVWSHKDELPIEIELGMKCWYHSVFACPILRQQTSDSNPPIKLICGHVISRDALNKLINGGKLKCPYCPMEQNPADGKRIIF, encoded by the exons ATGGAGCAGTGTGCGAGTgtggagagagaggtggacaagGTCCTGCAGAAGTTTCTGACCTACGGCCAGCACTGTgagcagagcctggaggagcTGCTACACTACGTGGGCCAGCTGCGGGCTGAGCTGGCCAATGCAG CCCTCCAGGggactcctctctctgccaccctctcCCTGGTGATGTCCCAGTGCTGCCGGAAGATCAAAGACACCGTGCAGAAACTGGCTTCGGACCACAAGGACATTCACAGCAGCGTCTCTCGAGTGGGCAAAGCCATCGACAGGGTGAGCCTGCGGGCAtccctgggctgggggtggggatgcccTGGAGCTAGTGTGTCGGGCTCGGTGGGAGGTGGGAAAGTGAGCGTGAGCAGCACGGATGCTGAGTCACCGAGCCCTGTCTCTTGTCCTCGTCAGAACTTTGACTCTGAGATCTGTGGTGTCGTCTCCGACGCAGTGTGGGACTCacgggagaagcagcagcagatcCTACAGATGGCCATCGTGGAGCACCTGTACCAGCAGGGCATGCTCAGTGTTGCCGAGGAGCTGTGCCAG GAATCCACCCTGAATGTGGACTTGGACTTTAAGCAACCCTTCCTGGAGCTGAATCGAATCCTGGAAGCTCTGCACGAACAAGACCTAGGGCCGGCGTTGGA GTGGGCCATCTCCCACAGGCAGCGCCTGCTCGAGCTCAACAGTTCCCTGGAGTTCAAGCTGCACCGACTGCACTTCATCCGGCTCCTGGCGAGCGGCCCCGAGAAGCAGCTAGAGGCCCTCAGCTATGCCCGGCACTTTCAGCCATTTGCACGGCTGCACCAACGAG AAATCCAGGTGATGATGGGCAGTCTGGTGTACCTGCGGCTGGGCTTGGAGAAGTCGCCCTACTGCCACCTTCTGGACAACAGCCACTGGGCAGAGATCTGCGAGACCTTTACCCGGGATGCCTGTTCCCTGCTGGGGCTCTCGGTGGAGTCACCCCTCAGCGTCAG CTTTGCCTCTGGCTGTGTGGCGCTGCCGGTGCTGATGAACATCAAGGCTGTGATTGAGCAGCGGCAGTGCACGGGGGTCTGGAGTCACAAGGATGAGTTACCG atcgAGATCGAACTGGGCATGAAGTGCTGGTACCACTCGGTGTTTGCCTGCCCCATCCTACGGCAGCAGACGTCAGATTCCAACCCTCCCATCAAGCTCATCTGCGGCCACGTGATCTCTCGAGATGCGCTCAACAAGCTCATTAACGGTGGAAA GCTCAAGTGTCCCTACTGTCCCATGGAGCAGAACCCAGCTGACGGGAAACGCATCATATTCTGA
- the RMND5B gene encoding E3 ubiquitin-protein transferase RMND5B isoform X2 — MEQCASVEREVDKVLQKFLTYGQHCEQSLEELLHYVGQLRAELANAALQGTPLSATLSLVMSQCCRKIKDTVQKLASDHKDIHSSVSRVGKAIDRNFDSEICGVVSDAVWDSREKQQQILQMAIVEHLYQQGMLSVAEELCQESTLNVDLDFKQPFLELNRILEALHEQDLGPALEWAISHRQRLLELNSSLEFKLHRLHFIRLLASGPEKQLEALSYARHFQPFARLHQREIQVMMGSLVYLRLGLEKSPYCHLLDNSHWAEICETFTRDACSLLGLSVESPLSVSFASGCVALPVLMNIKAVIEQRQCTGVWSHKDELPIEIELGMKCWYHSVFACPILRQQTSDSNPPIKLICGHVISRDALNKLINGGKLKCPYCPMEQNPADGKRIIF, encoded by the exons ATGGAGCAGTGTGCGAGTgtggagagagaggtggacaagGTCCTGCAGAAGTTTCTGACCTACGGCCAGCACTGTgagcagagcctggaggagcTGCTACACTACGTGGGCCAGCTGCGGGCTGAGCTGGCCAATGCAG CCCTCCAGGggactcctctctctgccaccctctcCCTGGTGATGTCCCAGTGCTGCCGGAAGATCAAAGACACCGTGCAGAAACTGGCTTCGGACCACAAGGACATTCACAGCAGCGTCTCTCGAGTGGGCAAAGCCATCGACAGG AACTTTGACTCTGAGATCTGTGGTGTCGTCTCCGACGCAGTGTGGGACTCacgggagaagcagcagcagatcCTACAGATGGCCATCGTGGAGCACCTGTACCAGCAGGGCATGCTCAGTGTTGCCGAGGAGCTGTGCCAG GAATCCACCCTGAATGTGGACTTGGACTTTAAGCAACCCTTCCTGGAGCTGAATCGAATCCTGGAAGCTCTGCACGAACAAGACCTAGGGCCGGCGTTGGA GTGGGCCATCTCCCACAGGCAGCGCCTGCTCGAGCTCAACAGTTCCCTGGAGTTCAAGCTGCACCGACTGCACTTCATCCGGCTCCTGGCGAGCGGCCCCGAGAAGCAGCTAGAGGCCCTCAGCTATGCCCGGCACTTTCAGCCATTTGCACGGCTGCACCAACGAG AAATCCAGGTGATGATGGGCAGTCTGGTGTACCTGCGGCTGGGCTTGGAGAAGTCGCCCTACTGCCACCTTCTGGACAACAGCCACTGGGCAGAGATCTGCGAGACCTTTACCCGGGATGCCTGTTCCCTGCTGGGGCTCTCGGTGGAGTCACCCCTCAGCGTCAG CTTTGCCTCTGGCTGTGTGGCGCTGCCGGTGCTGATGAACATCAAGGCTGTGATTGAGCAGCGGCAGTGCACGGGGGTCTGGAGTCACAAGGATGAGTTACCG atcgAGATCGAACTGGGCATGAAGTGCTGGTACCACTCGGTGTTTGCCTGCCCCATCCTACGGCAGCAGACGTCAGATTCCAACCCTCCCATCAAGCTCATCTGCGGCCACGTGATCTCTCGAGATGCGCTCAACAAGCTCATTAACGGTGGAAA GCTCAAGTGTCCCTACTGTCCCATGGAGCAGAACCCAGCTGACGGGAAACGCATCATATTCTGA